The genomic window TCCATTATCAAAACAGATTACAACATTTGGTACACGGCACAGCATTTCAGCTGATAAATACAATTTTAGTGCATCAAATGGACACGGAAGGCAAAAAACACCATATGGTACAAACATATCTTTTCGGCATCTTTACATATTTACAAATGATAAAGATCCAGGTGCTACCCAGGTACATAATAATCCATCTTTTCCACAGGCAGGTTCAAGACTGATGTTTCCACCTATACAGCAGAAAAGGTcaaatgtgataaaaaaaaaaagaaaaagcagtcCAACATAAAAACTAGGACAGAACTTGGCTACTTGAGCTTTTAATGCTAAAATACATTAGGCTAACAGCAACATATTGAACACAATGCATACCTCTTCAAATGGAACAAATGTGAAAGGAGCAAGACCCCTATTGTGAGATACCCGTGAAATATCATCCTCCTGCCACTCAACTCGTCCAAGAATGTCCTCCTCAGGCTCAATTACACCATCACTGTTGACTTTACTTGTAGAAAGTGAGAGTATATCCATCCTATTGTTAGCACCTAATGTTGTTCCTCTCAACCTGCAACGAAGTAATTAATAGAATGGCTCACAATAGAACCCTCCCCgcacccccccccccacccccccaaaaaaaaaaaaaaaaaggtttgttgTGGTCCATACTTGCCAGATCTATTTATAAATTTCCATTTTTCATAATAGCATGACATGAAGTTTAAGTTATTTGTCCCACATCACCGCTCCATTTGTAAGCATCCTTAAAGTCTAAGttaaaagaatcaaataaaaaaaaaagatatataataataataataataataaattgtaacTTATAAGCCAGATCAACACCCACAAATACATCTGCTTATCTTTTCCATTCATTAAATCAGTACAAACTTCGAATGTGCAACATATTAAGGCTAGAATGTCCAATACCTCAAGCAGGCTCTCCACATGGTGGGACGCAAGCCAGGGTACATGAAAGCGGCTTCAACCTGCAATAAACCAGGTTCTTTATGAGACGGGATAGCATTGCAAATTGTATATCTAAAATCagagattaatgaaaaactaaatacaGTAAAAGAATATGACAAGCAAAATTGTTTGCAATCTCATAGAGGCCCATACCTCGTCATCTGTCAGAGTGTGACGGCCAATAAAAACATCAGTTTTTGAAGCACGAAAATTCATGCATTTCACAACATCTTTTACTGCTTGACCAGAAGTCTAGacaatgaaaaacaacaagACAAAATGGTTATCATCAAAGATAGAAAAGCAATAATCCCATTTGATATATGCACTGAAATAAATGCACTTAAATTAATTGCAAGATTGTTACTTTGTAAAGGAACCTGCCAGAAGGAAAAAATCTCATGTAACGGTAATAGCAAACCTACAAtaggaaaggaaaaaattaaaacaacagtgattaagagaagaaaaaaatatgtgcagaAGCATCTTTTATTTCCCTTTCTGAAATATTCCTCTCAGTTAAATCTTTTCATGTGATTATACATGCAACTGAGTTTCATGAGTTGGAACTGTATTCATTCACTGATCACAAATAGACTAGAAGTGTATTATCCAAGCAAGCACCAGCATACCAAGTGAACTGGATTGGTGACGGTCCACTCTCGCACACCAGCACGAATATAGGTGTTCCTGCTGACATAGAGACCTGacatgtaaaagaaaaacacatttgaGGGTTATTTTTGCAAGCTCCCAGGGTAAAGAAAAATAGTTGAGAAAAGTTAGAGAAAAAAAGCAGAAGTTTGGATAAGTTTCCTAAAACAGCAAAAACATTTTACTCAAAACTTCTTATCAGACTCCaaatccatctttctttctccttttccaAATAAGATCACTGACTATAGTATATAGTAGATTATATCACTAATGAACTTCCTAATTTTGCAGAAACTAAAATAAGATGCATATTATTCTAAAACTTCGAACAAGAAAGTTA from Populus trichocarpa isolate Nisqually-1 chromosome 5, P.trichocarpa_v4.1, whole genome shotgun sequence includes these protein-coding regions:
- the LOC7469160 gene encoding F-box protein 7; amino-acid sequence: MTSDYALQVPDELETALQLKTVQYLVAQRPWLDLYGVNVRPVAPYGSVVRMVNVDPALIHRCLPDELLFEVFSRMAPYDLGRAACVCRKWRYTLRNPIFWRNACLKAWQLSGMVENYKILQSKYESSWRKMWLLRPRIRTDGLYVSRNTYIRAGVREWTVTNPVHLVCYYRYMRFFPSGRFLYKTSGQAVKDVVKCMNFRASKTDVFIGRHTLTDDEVEAAFMYPGLRPTMWRACLRLRGTTLGANNRMDILSLSTSKVNSDGVIEPEEDILGRVEWQEDDISRVSHNRGLAPFTFVPFEEVETSVLNLPVEKMDYYVPG